One window of Papaver somniferum cultivar HN1 chromosome 9, ASM357369v1, whole genome shotgun sequence genomic DNA carries:
- the LOC113310670 gene encoding aquaporin PIP2-5-like, producing MGDDEIEEMEQIGEVPKKDYHDPPPAPFFGLDELKLWSFYRAIIAEFVATLLFLYIGVLTIIGYASHIGEDECGGVGVLGIAWAFGVMIFILVYCTAGISGGHINPAVTFGLFLARKVSLPRAVLYIVAQCLGATVGVALVKASQPTYYDQYGGGINSVSDSFSKLDAYAAEIMGTFFLVYTVFSATDPKRNARDSHIPILAPLPIGFAVFMVHLATIPITGTGINPARSFGAAVVYNKAKAWDDMGIFWFGPFIGAAFAAVYHQFVLRGGAARAYGSIRSHTTSV from the exons ATGGGTGATGATGAAATAGAAGAGATGGAGCAAATTGGTGAAGTTCCAAAAAAGGATTATCATGACCCCCCACCAGCACCATTTTTCGGTTTAGATGAACTTAAGCTATGGTCCTTTTACAGAGCCATTATAGCTGAATTTGTAGCTACTCTTTTGTTCCTCTACATTGGGGTCTTGACTATAATTGGTTATGCCAGTCACATAGGAGAGGATGAATGTGGTGGTGTTGGTGTCTTAGGTATTGCTTGGGCTTTCGGTGTTATGATTTTCATCCTTGTTTACTGCACCGCCGGTATCTCTG GTGGGCATATTAATCCGGCTGTAACTTTTGGGTTATTTCTGGCAAGAAAAGTTTCATTACCCAGGGCAGTGTTGTACATTGTGGCTCAGTGCTTAGGAGCTACTGTTGGTGTTGCATTAGTCAAAGCTTCTCAACCAACTTACTACGACCAATACGGTGGTGGGATCAATTCAGTTTCAGACTCTTTCAGTAAACTAGATGCATATGCGGCAGAGATAATGGGAACTTTTTTTCTTGTTTATACTGTTTTTTCAGCCACTGATCCTAAGAGAAATGCTAGAGACTCCCATATTCCA ATTTTGGCACCACTGCCAATTGGGTTTGCGGTGTTTATGGTTCATCTAGCTACCATTCCAATTACGGGAACCGGTATAAACCCCGCTAGATCTTTTGGAGCTGCTGTTGTCTACAACAAAGCAAAGGCATGGGATGACATG GGGATCTTTTGGTTCGGACCTTTCATAGGTGCTGCTTTTGCTGCTGTATACCACCAGTTTGTTCTAAGGGGTGGTGCTGCTAGAGCATATGGTTCAATTAGGAGCCATACTACCAGTGTCTAA
- the LOC113311564 gene encoding F-box/kelch-repeat protein At3g06240-like: MSRRKLKKKAAAMPNLPEEIQLEIFARLPVKSLSRFLCVSKSLSTVIASSEFTNMHLNNMKSNPSILYHSSMEKICSIDYKSISSLFPLSKSSSVHHYSKFTNQMRYPSIPVRYLFESLCSCDGWLCIRTNVQNERRICFWNPLTNEQKRIPGSDIQYDNTRVGVAYGLGYDCKIGNYKLARIVSSDIPFGQRHSKVDVYTLGSNEWKSIHQNIPYYEFTVSEANEGVHLNGAIHWLARTIGEQFRSSKVLVSFDISNEILKEVALPEESIPDRRSTYKYNQWCQLDVEVLGGCLCLISHVSRVRVDVWVMMLVIED, translated from the coding sequence ATGTCCAGGAGGAAGCTGAAGAAGAAAGCGGCTGCAATGCCAAACCTTCCAGAAGAGATTCAGCTAGAAATCTTTGCAAGATTACCAGTGAAATCTCTTTCACGATTTTTATGCGTAAGCAAATCTTTGTCTACTGTAATTGCTAGCAGTGAATTTACAAATATGCATCTTAATAACATGAAAAGCAACCCTAGCATTCTTTATCATTCGTCCATGGAAAAGATTTGCTCCATAGATTATAAGTCAATATCATCGTTATTCCCgttatcaaaatcatcatcagTGCACCACTACAGTAAATTTACTAATCAGATGCGTTACCCTTCCATACCTGTACGTTATCTATTTGAGTCTTTGTGCTCATGTGATGGTTGGCTTTGCATCCGTACTAACGTTCAAAATGAAAGACGCATATGTTTTTGGAATCCATTAACCAATGAGCAGAAGAGAATACCGGGAAGTGATATACAGTATGATAATACGAGAGTCGGAGTCGCATATGGGCTTGGATATGATTGCAAAATTGGCAATTACAAACTGGCAAGGATTGTTAGTTCGGATATTCCTTTTGGACAGCGACATTCTAAAGTTGATGTTTATACATTAGGTTCAAATGAATGGAAATCAATTCATCAGAACATACCTTATTACGAGTTTACAGTTTCCGAAGCAAATGAGGGAGTGCACCTTAATGGAGCTATCCATTGGCTTGCGCGTACCATTGGTGAACAATTTCGAAGCTCCAAAGTTCTGGTCTCTTTTGATATTAGCAATGAGATACTCAAGGAGGTGGCATTACCCGAAGAATCTATTCCAGATCGACGATCAACTTATAAGTACAATCAGTGGTGCCAACTTGATGTGGAAGTGTTGGGAGGGTGTCTTTGTCTAATTTCCCATGTTTCACGTGTCCGAGTTGATGTATGGGTGATGATGTTAGTTAtagaagactaa